The following coding sequences lie in one Paenibacillus durus ATCC 35681 genomic window:
- a CDS encoding MDR family MFS transporter, giving the protein MIGLIFTELDETIVATAMPTIIRELHGLSLYGWVAGIYMLAVTMFMPILGKLADLYGRKRVYLSCMALFIGGSIVSGFAQSMTMLLIGRGIQGVGAGGLMPLALVIIGEIFPLEQRAKIQSLAGPMMIIPQLLGPTLGGYIVGHFSWHWVFLINLPVGVLSAILLAKGLNESRSEEKRAIDWTGAGTLMLALLSLLLAPVLIDIQGYGWFSPVIIGLLAASALLIALFINIERRAVEPVIPMHLFKNRNVVVLSILVFILMLGIMGGIALFPFFSQNVMGLTPTASGYLSLAFMAGVIPASIVFGSLITRVAYRNLFILFFTLPIAGFFLLSRIGIHTGVLYIIVCFVILGVGMGAMFGGNTLIVQESVEKKHSGIALSTVQLFQSLGATIGLSVFGSLLSGHISKGVEPLSSQLPPGTSENLAAGGIPPGISPQLLTEVKTVFAHAFQNVFSISLVFVILTFFICWFLKKEVLSSRNKEDSAETIGGTIPETL; this is encoded by the coding sequence ATGATCGGCCTGATTTTTACGGAGCTGGACGAGACGATTGTCGCGACGGCGATGCCCACGATTATCCGCGAGCTGCACGGCCTCAGTCTCTACGGCTGGGTGGCGGGCATTTATATGCTGGCTGTCACGATGTTCATGCCCATTCTCGGCAAGCTGGCTGACCTGTACGGACGCAAGCGGGTGTACTTAAGCTGCATGGCGCTGTTCATCGGCGGGTCCATCGTCAGCGGGTTCGCGCAGTCCATGACGATGCTGCTTATCGGCCGGGGCATCCAGGGCGTCGGCGCTGGCGGTCTGATGCCGCTTGCGCTCGTCATTATCGGCGAGATCTTTCCGCTGGAGCAGCGCGCCAAAATCCAGAGTCTGGCCGGCCCGATGATGATTATTCCGCAGCTGCTCGGCCCGACACTTGGCGGCTACATCGTCGGACATTTCAGTTGGCACTGGGTGTTCCTGATCAATCTCCCGGTCGGCGTTCTCTCCGCAATCCTGCTCGCCAAGGGGCTGAACGAATCGCGGAGCGAGGAGAAACGGGCCATCGACTGGACCGGGGCCGGCACGCTGATGCTGGCGCTGTTGTCCCTGCTGCTGGCGCCCGTGCTGATTGACATTCAGGGCTACGGGTGGTTCTCTCCCGTCATTATCGGGCTGCTTGCGGCCTCCGCCCTTCTGATCGCCCTGTTCATCAACATCGAGCGCCGGGCCGTAGAACCCGTCATTCCCATGCATTTATTCAAGAACCGGAATGTTGTTGTGCTCTCCATTCTTGTGTTCATCCTGATGCTGGGCATTATGGGCGGGATTGCCCTCTTCCCCTTCTTTTCGCAAAATGTCATGGGCCTGACACCGACCGCCTCCGGATATCTGTCGCTGGCGTTCATGGCTGGTGTGATCCCGGCCAGCATTGTGTTCGGTTCTCTGATCACACGCGTCGCTTATCGGAACCTGTTTATCCTGTTCTTCACGCTGCCTATTGCCGGATTTTTCCTGCTGTCGCGCATCGGTATCCACACCGGCGTTCTTTACATCATCGTCTGCTTTGTGATCCTGGGCGTCGGCATGGGGGCGATGTTCGGCGGAAATACGCTGATCGTTCAGGAATCGGTGGAGAAAAAACACAGCGGCATCGCCCTATCCACAGTCCAGTTGTTTCAATCGCTCGGGGCGACCATCGGGCTCAGCGTGTTCGGCAGCCTGCTCTCCGGCCACATTAGCAAAGGTGTAGAACCGCTCAGCAGTCAGCTTCCTCCCGGCACATCGGAGAATCTGGCAGCGGGCGGAATCCCGCCCGGCATCTCGCCGCAGCTGCTGACCGAAGTGAAAACCGTGTTCGCACACGCCTTCCAGAACGTGTTTTCCATCTCGCTCGTTTTTGTTATTCTGACGTTCTTCATCTGCTGGTTTCTTAAAAAAGAGGTGCTCTCCTCCCGGAACAAAGAGGACTCCGCCGAAACGATCGGAGGCACGATCCCCGAAACCCTGTAA
- a CDS encoding bifunctional transcriptional activator/DNA repair enzyme AdaA yields MDQALFDLVYQAVVQCDARYDGIYYTGVRTTGIVCRPSCRARTPKPDNVTFYPSLEEALQAGFRPCKRCRPEEGGPLRPDAVLAAQADAVITAGYRERLTLSGLAGRLQVSTSHLHRVYKEVTGLTLAAKLNQVRLDKACELLRLGRMPVSDIGRAVGFRGASHFAAWFHRNAGASPTEYRERVQGGMADGPEYDIPAHP; encoded by the coding sequence ATGGATCAGGCATTATTCGACCTTGTCTATCAGGCTGTCGTCCAGTGCGACGCACGGTATGATGGGATTTACTATACCGGGGTTCGGACCACCGGCATCGTATGCCGGCCATCCTGCCGGGCCAGAACGCCCAAGCCGGACAATGTAACGTTCTATCCGTCGCTGGAGGAGGCGCTTCAGGCTGGCTTCAGGCCATGTAAAAGATGCCGTCCCGAAGAGGGCGGGCCGCTGCGCCCGGACGCCGTTCTGGCGGCTCAGGCCGATGCCGTGATCACCGCCGGGTACAGAGAGCGGCTGACGCTAAGCGGCTTGGCCGGGCGCCTACAGGTCAGCACCTCTCATCTTCACCGCGTCTACAAGGAAGTGACCGGCCTTACTCTGGCCGCCAAGCTAAACCAGGTGCGGCTGGACAAGGCTTGCGAGCTTCTGCGGCTTGGCCGGATGCCCGTGTCCGATATCGGCAGGGCGGTTGGTTTTCGCGGCGCTTCCCATTTTGCCGCTTGGTTTCACCGGAACGCGGGAGCGTCGCCTACAGAATACAGAGAACGGGTTCAAGGAGGAATGGCGGATGGGCCAGAATACGATATACCGGCACACCCTTAA
- a CDS encoding methylated-DNA--[protein]-cysteine S-methyltransferase: MGQNTIYRHTLNFGGRTWTLWGGADGLCRLSFQHDTEQTAKAWLDRYAPRSSVADDKRPFEEWGAIRLLEDYFAGLRTDFRELPFDLRGTAFQREVWTALGDIPYGAVITYGELAGQIGRPGAMRAVGAANGRNPLPVFLPCHRVIGANGTLTGYAGGLRLKQELLELEGIAHVAAAGHERFAF; encoded by the coding sequence ATGGGCCAGAATACGATATACCGGCACACCCTTAATTTTGGGGGACGGACATGGACACTGTGGGGCGGCGCGGACGGGTTGTGCCGCCTGTCCTTTCAGCATGATACGGAGCAGACGGCGAAGGCCTGGCTGGACCGCTACGCTCCGCGCAGCAGCGTGGCCGATGATAAGCGGCCCTTTGAAGAGTGGGGGGCGATTCGTCTGCTGGAGGACTACTTTGCCGGGCTTCGTACGGACTTCCGGGAGCTGCCGTTCGATCTTAGAGGAACGGCGTTTCAGCGGGAGGTATGGACGGCGCTGGGCGATATTCCGTATGGCGCGGTCATCACATACGGAGAGCTGGCGGGGCAAATAGGGCGGCCCGGGGCGATGCGCGCCGTGGGCGCGGCGAATGGCCGCAACCCGCTGCCGGTGTTTCTTCCCTGTCACCGGGTCATCGGGGCGAACGGCACCCTGACCGGCTATGCCGGAGGGCTCCGGCTTAAGCAGGAGCTGCTGGAACTGGAGGGAATCGCCCATGTAGCGGCGGCCGGACATGAACGATTTGCTTTTTGA
- a CDS encoding DNA-3-methyladenine glycosylase family protein, with protein MNDLLFELPLPELFDWKACLDYMARSPLECLYRTDSEGVTRLLWADGGALLIRLTAPERGRMRVELLEGKRPGVAGLEDLARYIRDWFDLDRDLRPFYKLAEGDSLLGPLAERCRGLRIVGIPDLFEALCWAILGQQVNLAFAYKLKARLAEGYGESVLWSGHRYHLFPPPESLLGAAEADLCALQLSRSKARTILTVAELMAGGSLSREELLALGSPEAAEARLTAVKGIGPWTAQYVRMRCLRDATAFPIGDVGLHNAVKTALGMDRKPTLPELRELFAGWRGWEAYATFYLWRVLY; from the coding sequence ATGAACGATTTGCTTTTTGAGCTGCCGCTGCCGGAGTTGTTCGATTGGAAAGCCTGCCTCGACTATATGGCGCGCTCGCCGCTGGAATGTCTATACAGGACGGACAGCGAAGGGGTGACCCGTTTGCTTTGGGCGGACGGCGGGGCGCTGCTGATCCGGCTGACCGCGCCGGAGCGGGGGCGGATGCGGGTGGAGCTGCTGGAAGGGAAGCGGCCAGGGGTTGCGGGGCTAGAAGACCTGGCGCGCTATATCCGCGACTGGTTCGACCTGGACCGTGACTTGCGGCCGTTCTATAAGCTGGCGGAGGGCGATTCTTTGCTCGGTCCGCTGGCGGAACGCTGTCGCGGCCTGCGCATAGTCGGCATCCCCGACTTGTTCGAGGCCCTGTGCTGGGCGATTCTCGGGCAGCAGGTTAATTTAGCCTTTGCGTATAAGCTGAAGGCGCGGCTTGCCGAAGGCTACGGCGAATCCGTCCTGTGGTCGGGTCATCGCTACCATCTGTTTCCGCCGCCGGAGTCGCTGCTTGGAGCGGCGGAGGCTGATTTGTGCGCTCTCCAGCTAAGCCGGAGCAAGGCGCGGACGATCCTTACGGTCGCGGAGCTTATGGCCGGCGGTTCGCTGAGCCGGGAGGAGCTGCTGGCCCTTGGCTCGCCGGAGGCAGCCGAGGCGAGGCTTACGGCGGTGAAGGGAATCGGCCCCTGGACCGCCCAGTACGTGAGGATGCGCTGCCTGCGCGACGCCACGGCTTTTCCCATCGGGGACGTCGGCCTGCACAATGCCGTCAAGACCGCGCTTGGGATGGACCGGAAGCCGACGCTTCCCGAACTGCGGGAGCTGTTCGCGGGCTGGCGGGGCTGGGAGGCGTACGCGACTTTTTACTTATGGCGGGTGCTGTATTAA
- a CDS encoding cold-shock protein gives MYYSRKRPLEDIPEELTAIWSCTNKSCNGWMRDNFVFLIQPTCSLCNSPMEKGEKMLPAVVNTSPTQSKK, from the coding sequence TTGTACTATTCACGGAAAAGGCCTCTGGAGGATATTCCGGAAGAACTTACGGCCATATGGTCCTGTACGAACAAAAGCTGCAACGGTTGGATGAGGGACAATTTTGTCTTTTTAATTCAGCCCACCTGCTCCTTGTGTAACTCACCGATGGAAAAAGGCGAGAAAATGCTCCCTGCGGTAGTTAATACAAGTCCCACTCAATCCAAAAAATAG
- a CDS encoding cold-shock protein: METGTVKWFNADKGFGFIEVEGGSDVFVHFSAIVSEGFKTLDEGQRVEFNIVQGNRGPQAENVVKL, translated from the coding sequence ATGGAAACAGGAACAGTTAAATGGTTTAACGCAGACAAAGGCTTTGGCTTTATCGAAGTTGAAGGCGGCAGCGATGTATTCGTGCATTTCAGCGCAATCGTCAGCGAAGGCTTCAAGACCCTTGATGAAGGTCAACGCGTCGAGTTCAACATCGTTCAAGGCAACCGCGGTCCGCAGGCCGAAAACGTCGTTAAGCTGTAA
- a CDS encoding Hsp20/alpha crystallin family protein yields the protein MFDLVPFGKRREEAFGQLTKSLNDMFGDDFFAPFKSSTLSFRTDIRESDNAYLIEAELPGFAKEDIEIDYTAPYMTIKAVRKEETSEENQGRQIVRKERRYGEYVRRFYVQDIEEGGIRASLKDGLLMFEVPKRKNPQGRRIEIRDGE from the coding sequence ATGTTTGATTTGGTTCCTTTTGGAAAACGGCGGGAAGAGGCTTTTGGCCAACTGACCAAATCCTTGAATGACATGTTTGGGGATGACTTCTTCGCTCCGTTCAAGAGTTCCACTTTGTCTTTCCGTACCGATATCCGCGAAAGCGACAATGCCTACCTGATCGAAGCCGAGCTGCCGGGCTTTGCCAAAGAAGATATCGAGATTGATTACACAGCGCCGTATATGACGATTAAGGCTGTGCGCAAGGAAGAAACCAGCGAGGAAAATCAAGGTCGGCAGATCGTGCGCAAAGAACGCCGGTACGGCGAGTATGTGCGCAGATTTTATGTGCAGGACATCGAAGAAGGGGGCATCCGCGCTTCGCTGAAAGACGGATTGCTGATGTTTGAAGTGCCGAAGCGGAAGAACCCGCAGGGCAGACGCATTGAGATTCGGGACGGCGAATAA
- a CDS encoding DnaJ domain-containing protein, which produces MAESDFYSVLGVSKDASKQEIKKAYQKLAKQWHPDVNKDPNAEERFKKIAEAYETLGNEEKRKAYDEALKYGFGRGPSGGGASQESPFGEGWSGSYSFSGEDIPGGDLFEMFFGGRGAAGRAGFDFFSGGRGPGASGMGGMGSMGGMVEAQLDITLEQAYKGGSVTVQAGGRTVTANIPPRSGDGTAVSVPGSGEHGGQGAADMLIVLHIRAHDTYEVSGGDLRGILQIAPWQAVLGGGAKVSLPDGSAVKLKIPAGIRSGRTLRIPGKGLTRENGTHGDVLFDIEISVPDSISEAEKQLYRQLEQTSGFQAGAKKRSTDSWRGRTAAG; this is translated from the coding sequence ATGGCGGAATCCGATTTCTATAGTGTGCTTGGCGTCAGCAAGGATGCGTCCAAACAGGAGATCAAAAAAGCGTATCAGAAGCTCGCCAAGCAGTGGCATCCCGATGTGAACAAGGACCCGAATGCGGAGGAGCGGTTTAAAAAAATAGCCGAGGCGTATGAAACGCTTGGGAACGAGGAGAAGCGCAAAGCCTACGACGAAGCTCTAAAATATGGTTTCGGACGCGGGCCGTCGGGCGGTGGAGCCTCCCAGGAATCACCGTTTGGCGAGGGCTGGAGCGGCAGCTATTCTTTCAGCGGCGAGGACATTCCGGGCGGCGACCTGTTTGAAATGTTCTTCGGCGGCAGGGGGGCGGCGGGCCGGGCGGGCTTCGACTTTTTCTCGGGCGGAAGAGGTCCGGGAGCCAGCGGCATGGGCGGTATGGGCAGCATGGGCGGCATGGTGGAAGCCCAACTCGACATTACGCTGGAGCAGGCCTATAAAGGCGGCAGCGTCACCGTCCAGGCCGGAGGACGGACGGTGACCGCAAACATCCCGCCGCGCTCGGGTGACGGTACAGCGGTATCTGTGCCGGGAAGCGGAGAACACGGAGGGCAGGGAGCGGCCGATATGCTGATCGTTCTGCATATCCGCGCCCATGACACTTATGAAGTAAGCGGCGGAGACCTGCGGGGAATCCTGCAAATTGCTCCCTGGCAGGCCGTACTTGGCGGAGGAGCGAAGGTATCCTTACCGGACGGAAGCGCGGTCAAGCTGAAGATTCCGGCGGGCATCCGGAGCGGCAGGACGCTGCGGATACCGGGCAAAGGGCTGACGCGGGAGAACGGAACGCATGGCGACGTGCTGTTTGACATCGAGATCAGTGTTCCTGACTCCATAAGCGAGGCAGAGAAGCAGTTGTACCGGCAGCTTGAGCAGACCTCCGGTTTTCAGGCCGGGGCTAAGAAGCGGAGTACGGATTCCTGGCGCGGAAGGACAGCGGCCGGGTGA
- the clpB gene encoding ATP-dependent chaperone ClpB yields the protein MDFNKLTQKLQEAVASAQSLAAGAGHQEIDNPHLLKALLEQHEGLLPRLLQKMNVPESELLRRTDELLRRRASVGGAGAGTVRRYASPALIATLEQAEKEAAAMQDEFVAVEHAVLAMVSGSGGNADIRRIFEAQGVTREKLLQVLAEIRGHQRVTSREPEATYEVLEKYGRDLVAEVRAGKVDPVIGRDGEIRRVIRILSRKTKNNPVLIGEPGVGKTAIVEGLAHRIVRRDVPEGLKDKTIFSLDMSALVAGAKYRGEFEERLQAVLKEIKESDGRIILFIDELHTIVGAGKTEGAMDAGNMLKPMLARGELHCIGATTLDEYRKYIEKDPALERRFQQVMVSEPDVEDTISILRGLKERFEVHHGVKIHDSALVAAGVLSNRYITDRFLPDKAIDLVDEACAMIRTEIDSMPGEMDEVTRRLMQMEIEEAALKKETDDASKRRLESLQRELADLKEKHLEMTARWEKEKSAISGVRELKKKLEQARMDLERAQEEYDLNKSAELSYGIIPDLERQVKAAEEAAQQDGDSRLLREAVTEDEIADIVSRWTGVPVSRLVEGERDKLLRLEETLHQRVVGQDEAVSLVSDAVLRARAGIKDPNRPIGSFLFLGPTGVGKTELAKALAEALFDREDGMIRIDMSEYMEKHSVSRLVGAPPGYVGYEEGGQLTEAVRRQPYTVVLLDEVEKAHPDVFNILLQLLDDGRLTDSQGWIVDFKNTIVIMTSNIGSPHLIQGTDDNGDLTPAVKERVMRELRGHFRPEFLNRVDDIVMFKPLSLDEIRQIVGKLVDGLRARLAERQVGLVLTDEAVRFIAKEGFDPVYGARPLKRFIQRSLETRVARALISGEAGEGSVLKVGESDGGLTVMIEKPEAAPIGKA from the coding sequence ATGGACTTCAATAAATTAACGCAAAAGCTGCAGGAGGCGGTCGCTTCCGCGCAGTCGTTGGCTGCGGGTGCAGGTCACCAGGAAATCGATAATCCGCATCTGCTCAAAGCGCTTCTGGAGCAGCATGAGGGGCTGCTCCCCCGGCTGCTGCAAAAGATGAACGTGCCGGAAAGCGAGCTGCTCCGCCGCACGGATGAGCTGCTCCGGCGCAGGGCCTCCGTAGGCGGCGCGGGCGCCGGAACGGTGCGGCGGTACGCTTCGCCTGCGCTGATCGCCACGCTAGAGCAGGCCGAGAAGGAAGCGGCGGCCATGCAGGATGAATTCGTGGCGGTGGAGCATGCCGTACTGGCAATGGTATCCGGCAGTGGCGGGAATGCGGATATCCGCCGGATATTTGAAGCCCAGGGCGTGACACGCGAGAAGCTGCTGCAGGTCCTGGCGGAAATCCGGGGTCATCAGCGGGTGACAAGCCGGGAGCCGGAAGCAACGTACGAGGTGCTGGAGAAGTACGGCCGCGACCTCGTGGCCGAAGTACGCGCAGGCAAGGTTGATCCCGTCATCGGCCGTGACGGCGAGATCCGCCGGGTCATCCGGATTCTCTCCCGGAAGACGAAGAACAATCCGGTGCTGATCGGCGAGCCGGGCGTCGGCAAGACGGCGATTGTGGAAGGTCTGGCCCACCGGATTGTCCGCCGCGACGTGCCGGAGGGACTCAAGGACAAGACGATTTTCTCCCTCGACATGAGCGCGCTTGTCGCCGGAGCGAAGTACCGGGGTGAGTTCGAGGAGCGGCTTCAAGCCGTTCTGAAGGAGATCAAGGAAAGCGATGGCCGGATCATCCTGTTCATCGACGAGCTGCATACGATTGTCGGCGCGGGCAAGACCGAAGGCGCGATGGATGCGGGCAACATGCTGAAACCGATGCTGGCCCGGGGCGAGCTGCACTGTATCGGCGCGACGACGCTCGACGAGTACCGCAAGTACATCGAGAAGGACCCGGCGCTGGAACGCCGGTTCCAGCAGGTAATGGTCAGCGAGCCGGACGTCGAGGATACGATCTCGATTTTGCGCGGCCTGAAAGAGCGCTTTGAGGTGCACCACGGCGTCAAAATCCACGACAGCGCGCTGGTAGCAGCGGGCGTACTATCGAACCGCTACATTACCGACCGCTTCCTGCCCGACAAGGCGATTGACCTTGTTGACGAGGCCTGCGCGATGATCCGCACGGAGATTGACTCCATGCCGGGCGAAATGGATGAAGTGACGCGGCGGCTGATGCAGATGGAGATTGAAGAAGCGGCGCTCAAAAAAGAAACCGACGACGCCAGCAAACGCCGCCTGGAATCGCTCCAGCGGGAGCTGGCCGATCTCAAGGAGAAACACCTGGAAATGACGGCCCGCTGGGAGAAGGAGAAGTCGGCCATTTCCGGTGTCCGCGAGCTGAAGAAGAAGCTGGAGCAGGCGCGCATGGATCTGGAACGCGCCCAGGAAGAATACGACCTGAACAAATCGGCCGAGCTGAGTTATGGCATCATCCCCGACCTTGAGCGGCAGGTGAAGGCGGCGGAGGAAGCGGCGCAGCAGGACGGCGATTCCCGGCTGCTGCGTGAGGCGGTAACCGAGGACGAGATCGCCGACATCGTCTCCCGCTGGACCGGCGTTCCGGTCAGCAGGCTCGTCGAGGGCGAACGAGATAAGCTGCTGCGGCTGGAAGAGACGCTGCATCAGCGCGTCGTCGGGCAGGACGAAGCGGTATCGCTCGTGTCCGACGCCGTGCTGCGGGCGAGAGCGGGCATCAAGGACCCGAACCGGCCGATCGGTTCGTTCCTGTTCCTCGGTCCGACCGGTGTCGGCAAGACCGAGCTGGCGAAGGCGCTGGCGGAGGCGCTGTTCGACCGCGAGGACGGCATGATCCGCATCGACATGTCGGAGTACATGGAGAAGCACAGCGTGTCCCGGCTCGTCGGCGCGCCTCCGGGATATGTCGGCTACGAGGAAGGCGGCCAGCTTACGGAAGCGGTGCGACGCCAGCCTTACACGGTCGTCCTGCTGGACGAAGTGGAAAAGGCCCATCCGGACGTGTTCAACATCCTGCTGCAGCTGCTGGATGATGGCCGCCTGACCGATTCGCAGGGCTGGATCGTCGATTTCAAGAATACGATTGTCATCATGACCTCGAATATCGGCTCGCCTCATCTGATTCAGGGCACCGACGACAACGGTGATCTCACGCCTGCGGTCAAGGAGCGCGTCATGCGCGAGCTGCGCGGCCATTTCCGCCCCGAGTTCCTGAACCGGGTGGATGATATCGTCATGTTTAAGCCGCTGTCGCTTGACGAAATCCGGCAGATCGTCGGCAAGCTCGTGGACGGCCTGCGGGCGCGTCTGGCCGAGCGTCAGGTCGGCCTTGTCCTCACGGACGAAGCAGTGCGCTTTATCGCGAAGGAGGGCTTCGACCCCGTATACGGCGCAAGACCGTTGAAGCGGTTCATCCAGCGCAGCCTGGAGACCCGGGTCGCCCGGGCGCTGATCTCCGGCGAAGCGGGCGAAGGCTCCGTGCTGAAGGTCGGCGAGTCGGACGGAGGACTGACGGTCATGATCGAGAAGCCGGAAGCCGCGCCGATTGGCAAAGCGTAA
- a CDS encoding GNAT family N-acetyltransferase, with the protein MKHITVRKAEIDDIAGLSELFVDFIGKESNLAAMKKQLEVISANPNYYVAVACEGKKVIGTSMGITCYDLVGDCNSFLLIENVVVLHQYRGQGVGKLLMQALEDFGEIQHCKYVILVSESKRQSSHKFYESIGYSTDQRGFKKQLMSHT; encoded by the coding sequence TTGAAGCATATTACAGTTAGAAAAGCCGAAATCGATGATATTGCAGGACTTTCCGAATTGTTCGTTGACTTTATTGGCAAAGAGTCTAATCTAGCCGCAATGAAAAAACAGCTTGAAGTCATATCCGCTAATCCGAACTATTACGTTGCAGTCGCCTGCGAAGGAAAAAAAGTTATTGGCACTTCGATGGGAATCACTTGTTATGACCTTGTTGGCGATTGCAATTCTTTTCTGCTGATCGAAAACGTAGTCGTACTGCATCAGTACCGGGGCCAAGGGGTAGGAAAGCTGCTTATGCAAGCGCTTGAGGATTTTGGGGAAATCCAACATTGCAAATATGTCATCCTGGTATCCGAAAGCAAACGCCAATCCTCGCATAAATTTTATGAATCCATCGGCTATTCCACCGACCAGAGAGGGTTTAAGAAACAATTGATGAGTCATACTTAG
- a CDS encoding copper amine oxidase N-terminal domain-containing protein: MTVKKMPKPAVWLAVFAFLTGAVVIPVRDVKISAAGAEAVVPAASALTASGAVSSTDAVRFDLIKHEMRINLSGGEASLDGKAVKAATPIKRNGRLYVPLRALGESGAVSSVAWNSVKRQVRVVSRREELNFRIGSTRIYNGQGKALPAENFTIPAPLLIGGTAYVPVRALTFFGLTAGTENGQLFWRWSEKKAQVLQPYWETGEDQAVFTVLYAKELYAPGAGSPIGSGVWFSLVRKIVGKDISLDGSLYNRIQLSMPLEPGINPVEISTMGMAAAGIRIRRNVSDPSAIPVNITDEGKRFLTLESPVSGYLKLKSGDSFTISGKVINPPNLPIDKLTVTIQRYVPDAGDIRKDFTTVSTKEIQVKNGMFSGSVTFSQSGSYRIYVNGLTYTTFPGHGPASVTWANLSAEVVE, from the coding sequence ATGACGGTTAAAAAAATGCCGAAACCGGCAGTGTGGCTGGCAGTATTCGCGTTCTTGACGGGAGCGGTTGTCATTCCGGTCCGGGATGTCAAAATCTCTGCCGCCGGCGCGGAAGCCGTAGTGCCAGCCGCTTCAGCACTAACGGCATCCGGCGCCGTGAGTTCCACGGACGCGGTTCGGTTCGACTTGATCAAGCATGAGATGAGAATTAATCTATCAGGCGGCGAAGCGTCGCTGGATGGAAAGGCTGTCAAGGCGGCTACGCCCATAAAGCGAAACGGCCGATTGTATGTACCGCTGCGCGCGCTGGGGGAATCGGGAGCGGTATCCTCCGTTGCCTGGAATTCCGTAAAACGGCAGGTTCGGGTCGTTTCGCGGCGGGAAGAGCTGAATTTCCGCATCGGCTCGACCCGGATATACAACGGGCAGGGCAAGGCTCTGCCGGCGGAGAACTTTACGATTCCGGCGCCGCTGTTGATAGGCGGCACGGCCTATGTGCCGGTGCGCGCGCTGACCTTCTTCGGTCTGACGGCGGGTACGGAGAACGGCCAGCTCTTCTGGAGATGGAGCGAGAAGAAGGCGCAGGTGCTGCAGCCGTACTGGGAGACGGGAGAAGATCAGGCAGTGTTTACCGTACTCTACGCCAAGGAGCTGTATGCGCCGGGAGCCGGGTCTCCAATCGGTTCGGGGGTCTGGTTCAGCTTGGTAAGGAAGATTGTGGGGAAGGACATCTCTCTGGACGGCTCGCTCTATAACCGTATCCAGCTGTCCATGCCGCTGGAGCCGGGCATCAACCCGGTCGAGATCAGTACTATGGGGATGGCAGCGGCAGGAATCCGGATCAGACGCAATGTAAGCGACCCGTCCGCGATTCCGGTGAATATTACAGATGAAGGGAAGAGATTTTTGACTCTGGAATCTCCGGTAAGCGGCTACCTTAAACTTAAATCCGGAGACTCGTTCACGATTTCGGGCAAAGTGATCAATCCGCCCAATCTGCCTATCGATAAATTGACGGTTACGATTCAGCGCTATGTACCGGATGCGGGGGATATAAGAAAGGATTTTACAACGGTTTCCACAAAGGAAATTCAGGTAAAAAACGGGATGTTCAGCGGAAGCGTAACCTTCTCTCAGTCCGGTTCATACCGGATTTATGTGAACGGCTTGACCTATACGACCTTTCCGGGACATGGCCCGGCTTCCGTTACCTGGGCGAACCTGTCGGCGGAAGTGGTGGAATAA